A genome region from Trachemys scripta elegans isolate TJP31775 chromosome 2, CAS_Tse_1.0, whole genome shotgun sequence includes the following:
- the SFTPC gene encoding pulmonary surfactant-associated protein C, giving the protein MDVSSKEALIEAPPDYTPVPRIPCLSPHLKRLLIIMVVVVIIVLVVLGFLLMGLHISEKHTETVLRMTIQGLDGEGSLQQLSMSGKERTGTFHIKAGINSSATIVYDYHHLLICYKSWQGRACYITKMDKENIQGLDTIAKVFQHLQLEQGEEMEEVGFPVPQANRSILGTTINILCSNVPIYWVCAGSCGFRDSGRRGESSRPTVGMPARNQLLDKEQLGPGETKVMLVRKGKRFGELVEAVSPPSIEGSIHQRDGTSKWHRRSSKMEISIEEALIEDPLHYNALDSEMDLCPSCTDCCPSCPSCTNCCPGCPSCKSCCSCWKRVFCCLPKLLCRLPKLPGCPLHIKRILIIVVVIVLIVVVVLGALLLGLHVTQEHTESVLQMTIEGLEGEESQLRLSMDWEEEVATFHIDAGTHDPGTVVYDYSNLLISYKSWQGRACYITKMDKENIQGLDTTAKAFHQHLQLKSLIPTPEQGEEEEEEDKEFPMPLADRSILGTTINILCSNVPIYWA; this is encoded by the exons ATGGATGTTAGCAGCAAGGAGGCTCTGATTGAGGCCCCTCCG GACTACACTCCCGTCCCCAGgatcccctgcctctcccctcacctcaagAGACTCTTGATCATCATGGTGGTGGTTGTGATCATAGTCTTGGTTGTGCTGGGTTTCCTCCTGATGGGACTGCACATATCTGAGAAGCACACGGAAACG GTTTTGCGAATGACTATCCAGGGCCTGGATGGGGAAGGGTCCCTGCAGCAGCTCTCCATGAGTGGGAAAGAAAGGACAGGGACTTTCCACATCAAGGCAGGGATCAATTCTTCAGCCACTATCGTGTACGACTACCACCAC CTGCTGATCTGCTACAAATCCTGGCAAGGCCGAGCCTGCTACATCACCAAAATGGACAAGGAGAACATTCAGGGCCTGGATACCATTGCCAAGGTGTTCCAGCATCTCCAG CTCGAACAGGGTGAAGAGATGGAGGAGGTGGGGTTCCCTGTGCCCCAGGCCAATCGCTCCATTCTGGGCACTACAATTAACATCCTCTGCAGCAACGTTCCCATCTACTGG GtctgtgctggcagctgtgggttCAGGGACagtggaagaagaggagaaagctCAAGGCCAACTGTTGGAATGCCTGCAAGAAATCAGCTCTTAGATAAAGAGCAGCTGGGCCCAGGCGAGACCAAAGTGATGCTGGTCAGAAAGGGGAAACGCTTTGGAGAACTGGTCGAGGCAGTGTCTCCACCTTCCATTGAAGGCTCCATTCATCAGAGAGAT GGGACGTCCAAGTGGCACAGGAGAAGCAGCAAGATGGAAATCAGCATCGAGGAGGCTCTGATTGAGGACCCGCTG CACTACAATGCTCTGGATTCAGAGATGGACCTCTGCCCCAGCTGCACTGACTGCtgccccagctgccccagctgCACTAACTGCTGCCCAGGCTGCCCCAGCTGCAagtcctgctgcagctgctggaaacGTGTCTTCTGCTGCCTCCCTAAGCTACTCTGCCGTCTGCCCAAGCTCCCTGGCTGCCCGCTGCACATCAAGAGAATCCTAATCATCGTGGTGGTCATTGTGCTGATAGTTGTGGTCGtcctgggagccctgctgctgggacTGCACGTGACCCAGGAACACACTGAGTCT GTTTTGCAAATGACCATTGAGGGGTTGGAAGGGGAAGAGTCTCAACTGCGGCTCTCCATGGACTGGGAAGAAGAGGTGGCGACTTTCCACATTGATGCAGGAACCCATGACCCGGGCACGGTGGTGTACGACTACAGTAAT CTGCTGATCAGCTACAAATCCTGGCAAGGCCGAGCCTGCTACATCACCAAGATGGACAAGGAGAACATTCAGGGCCTGGATACCACTGCGAAGGCATTCCACCAGCATCTCCAG CTCAAGTCGCTCATCCCGACACctgagcagggtgaggaggaggaggaggaggacaaagaGTTTCCTATGCCTCTGGCTGATCGCTCCATCCTGGGCACTACAATTAACATCCTCTGCAGCAACGTTCCTATCTACTGGGCTTAG